CAGAGGACCGGAAACTTCACACAGAGATTTCGCCTGAGCTGAAATACTCAAAGCCACCATAGATACCAGTAAAACAAATCTTTGCATTGATTCCTCCTCGGGAATTCTGCGCCACTATAGTGGTGACTTCCCGAGCTGTCCTTACAAAGAGTTGACGGGTTCTGCGTCCTTTTGTCAAAAGAGGTCCCGAATTTCAAGGCCTCGTACGCAACATTACCATCTTTTCATGAGAATTCGTGGCTCTTAAATTCCCGTTGATGATTAAAATCTTCTTCATAGAATGCCTCCCACGTAAAGAGCGACAATAAAAAGAACTTGTACAAAGCCCCGCTGAAAGGCGGAAAGAGGTTCCGCGCCTCTAAAACGGATCTTGTATTTAGCTGCATAGAAATTCGCTGGAAATACGCAGACAAGAAAAGCAATGAGAACCCAAGCCGCATAGGGACGAGTCACCGGATTGATAAGATCAATCGCCCCGACAATTTCAATAACGCCTGTTAAATAAACCAGGAACATTTTCGCGGGAATCGCCGGTGGAATCATTTTAACGAATTCGTGTCTTAGCTTTGTGAAGTGACTAATGCCCGCAAAGAAAAAGACCATGATCATGATCCACAGGGGGACTTCTTTCCATTCTGCCAGAAGCCCGAAGGCTTTTGCGACTAGGGCCAAGGCGGAAAACACAATCAACATTCGATAAAAGGCATTTAAGCGTTTCATGTAACCAATGGTAACATTGATGTGACCATTGTAAACATAGACTACCGCAGCATGTTTCATTCAGAACTGCGCCGTGCTGACGAGCAAAGACAAGAACTGCACGACGCCGGAGAAAAAGCGTTTCTTCCGCTGGTTGAAATTTTAGGGGAAGGAATTAAAAACGGAACCTTCAAAAAAGAAGATCCCGTCATGGTAGCTCGCTCGGTTTGGTCCAGCGTGCATGGCTTTTCGATTCTGCTGCTCGATGGACAATTTCAAAGTCTTACTTCGAAAAACGCAGTTTCTGAGGCCGTTGACCTGCATCTCGCATTTATAGAACGGGCAGTTCTTAAATAGTTTGATCTTGTCTATTTGCTTTCAAGCTCGACGTAGTGCCAAACTCCACCGATGCCGTCACCCAGGTCATCACCTTTCACGCGGTCAAAGGCGTATGTGTATACAGGACGTCCATTGTAAGTCAGCTGCATTTGATTGTTATGGCGTCGAACCATGCCTAAAGGAGCAGTCAAAGTCGCCA
This region of Bdellovibrio sp. 22V genomic DNA includes:
- a CDS encoding TetR-like C-terminal domain-containing protein, whose translation is MFHSELRRADEQRQELHDAGEKAFLPLVEILGEGIKNGTFKKEDPVMVARSVWSSVHGFSILLLDGQFQSLTSKNAVSEAVDLHLAFIERAVLK